The Burkholderia sp. NRF60-BP8 genomic sequence GTCTGTCGAAGCGGCCCTGAAAACCCGCGACCGGCCTTGGCCGGCGCGGGTTTCACCCGATGCCCGAGCGGCGCGGCCCCGGGCATCGACGGATACGATCGACGCTGGCCGCGAGGTAAGATCGGCATCAATGGCAGGTTCGATATCACAAACACGGCAGCCATCACGGGGAAGCGCCATGGACCTGAAGGAAGTCGACGTACTCGGTGCGGGGGTGGGTGACCACTGGTACTACGCGTCGAAGGCGAGCGCAGTTCGCCGGTTCCTGGGCGCGTCGGGCGCGAACCGCATACTCGACGTCGGTGCGGGTTCCGGTTTTTTCTCGAAGCATCTGCTCGAGTGCACGCAGGCGACGGAGGCTTGGTGCGTCGATACGAGCTACGCCGACGACAGCGACGGCGAGGCGGCCGGCAAGCCCATCCATTTTCGGCGGTCCGTCGATCGATTCGATGCCGATCTCGTGTTGCTGATGGACGTGCTCGAACATGTCGACGACGATGTCGGTCTGCTGACGCAGTATGTGAAGGGGGCGCCTCCGGGCAGCCGGTTCCTGATCACGGTGCCGGCGTTCCAGTTCCTGTGGAGCGGCCACGACGATTTCCTCGAGCACAAGCGCAGGTATACGCTCGGCGGCCTCGAGGACGTGGCCCGGCGTGCGGGGCTCGACGTCGAGCACGGCGCATATTATTTCGGTCTCACGTTTCCGCTCGCGGCCGCGCTGCGGCTGGGCGAGCGCGCGCGCTCGCATCCGCGCGAGCCTGCGTCGCAATTGCGTCGTCATCATCCGTTGGTCAACGGCTTGCTCAAGACGATCTGCCGCATCGAGTTGCCGATGTTCCGCTTCAATCGCGTCGGCGGCCTGACGGTCATCTGCGTCGCGCGCAAGCCGTGACGCAAAGGGGGCCGGCGCCGCAGATTGCTTGCATCGGCGCCATCGCGCCAAAAAATTTCACGAGAACATTCACAAAATGCATGCGACCCGTTCTAAATCGAGGAACTGTCTGTTATAATTTTTTTCTTTCGGGGCGTAGCGCAGCCTGGTAGCGTACCTGCATGGGGTGCAGGTGGTCGGAGGTTCAAATCCTCTCGCCCCGACCAGACAAGAACCCGCGTCAGCTCAGGCTGACGCGGGTTTTTTCATGGCCGTCGCTTTTTTGCACATCGCGGCGTGGCCCCGGTAAAATGCAAGGTTGATCCACGGAAAGCGCCGTGATTTAGCGGAAGAGGATTCCCCGAACATGACTGATCTTCGTCTTACCATGCGGTTCGCTGCAGTGCTCGCCACCGGCGCGCTCGTCGCCGGTTGCGGTACGTCGTCGCCCACGAAAGTGGACTACAAGAGCGATTCGAAATCGAAGGAAGCGTCGCTCGCAGTGCCGCCCAACATGCTCGACGAGACGGCCGATCAGCGTTCGCTGCCGCCCCAGGGCGGCGCGACTTCCCTGTCCGCGCTCAAGCAGGTCCAGCAGGCCGCGCCCGCTCTGGACACCGTCGCGCCGGCCGTGGCTGGCATGCATATCCAGCGCGACGGCACCGAAAGCTGGCTCGTGATCGACGGCAAGCAGCCGGCCGCGATCTGGCCGCAGGTTCGCCGTTTCTGGCAGGAGCAGGGCTTCCTGCTCGTCGTCGACCAGCGCGACAAGGGCGTGATGGAAACCGACTGGAACGAAACCCATCCGCAGATCAACGACGGCCTGATCCGCAGCGTGATCTCGAAGGCGATGGGCAATTCGTACGTGACGGCCGAGCGCAACAAGTACCGTACGCGTCTCGATTCGGCGCCGAACGGCGGTACCTACGTGTTCATCAGCCAGAAGGGGATGCGCGAGGCGATCACCGGCGCGAACAACGATTCGAGCAAATGGGAACCGAAGCCGAACGATCCCGCGCTCGAGACGGAATACCTGAAGCGGCTGATGGCCGTGCTCGCGCAGAACGAGCAACGCGCGAAGAACGGCGAACCGCCGATCGCGAACATCAAGGACAACGCGGTACCGAGCGACAAGAAGGCCGATGCCGACGCGTCGTCGAAGGCTGCCGCGGCGATCGCTGCGCAGAACGTCTCGCGCACGTCGGCACAAGGCAACGACGCGGCCGAAGCGGCCGTGCCGTCCGAAGTCACGCTCGGCGAGCCGTACGACCGGTCGTGGCTGCACGTCGGTCTCGCGCTCGATCGCGCGAACTTCACCGTCGACGATCGCGATCGCTCGAAGGGCCTGTATTTCGTGCGCTACGTCGATCCGAAGGATCTGAGCTCGGCCGAGCAGGGTTTCTGGAGCCAGCTGTTCCACGGCAAGAAGGAAAAGCAGGCGAAGCAGTATCGCGTCAACGTGAAGGCGCTCACGGCCGATCAGACGCGCGTCGCGGTCGTCGACGATTCGGGCGCGATCGATACGTCGTCGCCGGCTCGTCAGATCATGGGGTTGCTCGTGAATCAGCTCCGCTGATCCCGGCGTTTCCCGCATCCTTGAAAAGCCCGCCATTCCGGCGGGCTTTTTTCATGGCCGCGCGCTGGCGCGCGGCGCGGCGAGTGGTTCGACCCCGCGTCGTGACGTTACGTAACATCCGAGCGTTACGACGACAAAACAAGTGTCACATTGTCGCTGATCTAAAAAATTGTCCTTATAAATCAACGGAATGTTGGGCGTTCGATGCCTGGCACGCAACCTGCTTTATAGGTGGGAATCGTTAGAACAGGGAGGATGGCGTCAGAGTCCGGGAGTGCGCCGCGAGCGCCCGAACAACGGTCTCGACGCCTTCACATGCCGACGCGACAAGCGCCGGCGCAACAGATGACGATCCGCGCCAGCGTGCGGATCTCGATGGCCCCGTCGCCTATCCTCGTAGGGCGACGGTTTCGCCCGCGCTTCTCTGAAGCGCGGGCTATTTTTTTGGTGCCGTCGTCATGCCGTCGTCATGCCGTCTCGGCGTAGCCGATGCGCGGTGCGAGATTCGCGTATTCTCGGACTTTTTCGGAAGGAGGGGGCGGGAATGGCGGAAATTGCAGTCGTGGCGCTGATCGTGGCGAAGCCTGGCGCCGAGGAAAAACTGCGCGCCGCGCTCGAGGGAATCGTCGAGCCGACCCGCAACGAAGCCGGCGCATTGCAGTACGACCTGCACCGGGATCTGAAGGAGCCCGCGCGGTTCGTATTCGTCGAGCGTTGGGAGAGCGAGGAGGCGCTGGCCGCTCATGCGCGTTCCGCGCATATTCTCGCTTATCGCGAAGCGGCCGCGGACTGGATCGAACGTTCCGAAATCCGCGTGCTGTCGAAGCTCGTCTGAGTCGAGCGGGGTGGAGCGACCGGACGTGTCCGGTCGCGGCCGCGCGTCAGTGCGACGCGCTGGGTACGTCGAGGATCAGGATGATCGTCCAGTCGGCGTCGCCGTCATGGTGATACTGGCGCTCGGCAACGATGAACGGTTCCTGTTTGCCTTGCGGGCCGAGGAACAGCACGTCGCCCTCCATCGGCAGGCACTCGATCGGCGGCAGCGCGAGAAACGCGTCGTCCGAGCCGCGGGGCATCAGTTGCTTGATCCGGCGAGTGGCGGCTTCGGTCCACTCGATGTCGAGTTGAATGTTACTCATGCTGTCCTCCGCACCGGGGTGCGCACGGGTGGAAAATTTCGGTGCGCGACTTTAGCACAGCGCGCGGGCGCCGCAACCAAAAAAGCCGAATCCGGTTGCCCGGATTCGGCTTGTCGCTGTTGCGGTGCCGCCGAACTTACTGGCTGGCAGCGTCTGCAGCCTTCGCCTTCTTGCCGGCCTTCTTCGCTGCCTTGTGATGCGCAGCCTTCTTGCCGTGGTGATGCTCTTCCTGCGCCGCCGGCTGAGCCGCTTCGGCCGCTTGCTGCTGTTGCAGCGCTTGTGCACGCTGCTCGATCTCGGCGATCTTGGCCGGATCGGTGATGGTCTGGATCTGCGTGCTCTCTTGCGCATACGCTGCGCCAGTCAGCGCCGACATCGCTACCAGGATAGCCAGGGACGTCTTCTTCATTGCTTTACCTCCGCTAAGTGGTGATGAACCCGAGTGTGCCGTTTTGTCTGGCGACTGCAATCGAGTGCGTGTCGAGTGTAACAAAAGTGACGGATCAATGTGCATCGGATCGGCGCACGACGCAAGGCCCCGTTGAAGTCGCGCAACACTTCGCGCACTTCGTCACGCATCTGCCATCCGGGGTGGTGCAGCGATTTTCGCAGTATCGTCAGAACCAGCCGAGCCAGCGATACACGTGGAATTGCGAGATTCCGACCAGCTCGTGCAGCGCCTGCTCGGCGTT encodes the following:
- a CDS encoding class I SAM-dependent methyltransferase encodes the protein MDLKEVDVLGAGVGDHWYYASKASAVRRFLGASGANRILDVGAGSGFFSKHLLECTQATEAWCVDTSYADDSDGEAAGKPIHFRRSVDRFDADLVLLMDVLEHVDDDVGLLTQYVKGAPPGSRFLITVPAFQFLWSGHDDFLEHKRRYTLGGLEDVARRAGLDVEHGAYYFGLTFPLAAALRLGERARSHPREPASQLRRHHPLVNGLLKTICRIELPMFRFNRVGGLTVICVARKP
- the bamC gene encoding outer membrane protein assembly factor BamC; its protein translation is MTDLRLTMRFAAVLATGALVAGCGTSSPTKVDYKSDSKSKEASLAVPPNMLDETADQRSLPPQGGATSLSALKQVQQAAPALDTVAPAVAGMHIQRDGTESWLVIDGKQPAAIWPQVRRFWQEQGFLLVVDQRDKGVMETDWNETHPQINDGLIRSVISKAMGNSYVTAERNKYRTRLDSAPNGGTYVFISQKGMREAITGANNDSSKWEPKPNDPALETEYLKRLMAVLAQNEQRAKNGEPPIANIKDNAVPSDKKADADASSKAAAAIAAQNVSRTSAQGNDAAEAAVPSEVTLGEPYDRSWLHVGLALDRANFTVDDRDRSKGLYFVRYVDPKDLSSAEQGFWSQLFHGKKEKQAKQYRVNVKALTADQTRVAVVDDSGAIDTSSPARQIMGLLVNQLR
- a CDS encoding putative quinol monooxygenase — its product is MAEIAVVALIVAKPGAEEKLRAALEGIVEPTRNEAGALQYDLHRDLKEPARFVFVERWESEEALAAHARSAHILAYREAAADWIERSEIRVLSKLV